One window of the Marmota flaviventris isolate mMarFla1 chromosome 2, mMarFla1.hap1, whole genome shotgun sequence genome contains the following:
- the Gramd2a gene encoding GRAM domain-containing protein 2A: protein MHGKMVSLKSPVSCTETPVRVQEPPEYSLYWSEGLKGEEIKKCSREGTLLSKYNQQYHKLFKDIPLEEMVLKVCSCALQRDLLLQGRLYISPNWVCFHASLFGKDIKVVIPVVSVQMIKKHKMARLLPNGLAITTNTSQKYVFVSLLSRDSVYDMLRRVCTHLQPSSKKSLSVRKFPEEPECESLEVLIPEMKWRKVCPASRSLSLPDNIPCIPQANMDCTDSFFPSRKPPGSESAACEDRELEEPTSNRELRLWDSCLLKVVFMLICFLVMSSSYLAFRISQLEQQLCSLNWDAPVPGHR, encoded by the exons TCTGTACTGGTCAGAAGGCTTGAAGGGTGAAGAGATAAAGAAGTGTAGCCGGGAAGGG ACACTACTGAGTAAATACAACCAGCAATACCACAAGCTGTTTAAGGACATCCCCTTGGAGGAAATGGTTCTCAAAG TGTGCTCCTGTGCCCTCCAGAGGGACCTCCTTCTCCAGGGCCGGCTCTACATCTCCCCCAACTGGGTCTGCTTTCATGCCAGTCTCTTTGGCAAGGATATCAAG GTGGTCATTCCTGTGGTATCTGTGCAAATGATAAAGAAACACAAGATGGCACGGCTCCTTCCCAATGGACTGGCCATCACTACCAACACCAGTCAGAAG TATGTCTTTGTGTCACTTCTTTCCCGGGACAGTGTGTATGACATGCTGAGGAGGGTCTGCACCCACCTACAG CCTTCCAGCAAGAAGAGTCTGAGTGTAAGAAAATTTCCAGAGGAACCGGAGTGTGAGTCTCTG GAAGTCCTCATTCCTGAGATGAAGTGGAGAAAAGTGTGCCCTGCCTCCAGATCCCTGTCACTCCCTGACAACATCCCTTGTATCCCTCAGGCAAACATGGACTGCACAGACAGCTTCTtcccctccaggaagcctccagGTTCTG AGAGTGCAGCCTGTGAAGACAGGGAGCTGGAGGAGCCCACAAGCAACCGGGAGCTGAGACTCTGGGATTCCTGCCTCCTCAAAGTCGTCTTCATGCT GATCTGCTTCTTGGTCATGTCCTCATCCTATCTGGCATTCCGCATCTCTCAATTGGAACAACAGTTATGCTCCTTGAATTGGGATGCTCCGGTCCCTGGGCATAGGTGA